TTTTGGAGTAACCTTTTCTTCTTCTGAAGGTCTTTCACATGAAATAACCACAACAGATATTGCTACAACCAAAAAAGTGTAAAATAAATTTTTAATTTTCATTTTTGCGCTCCTTTTATTTTTTATTTTTTTTATAGCTCTCAAACTTTTCTTTCAAATTATTATATAACTTTTCTGTTTTCCCCTTTAATTCCTTCCATGATTCATTAGTTGTTGAACTTAGCTTTGATATAAAGCTATCCAAATCTTTTCTCTCTTTTCTCAATTGTTCTAATTTGCTTTTTGCCTCCTCCTTTGCTTTCCCAGAATACTCTTTTACCTTAATTGACCACTCATCAAGCTTTTCATCTAACTTCTTTAATTTCTCATTTAAATTCTTTAAATACTCATCTCTCCCTGACATATTTACCACCTCCTTGTATTATGCCCATTCATATAAGCTCTAGGGCCATATATCAACCATAATATTAAGCCTATTAATGGTAAAATCAAGATTAAGATTATCCAAAAAACAGTCATATTCACACTAGATTTACTTTTTATTACATTAACAATTGCCCAAATATCTAGGATTAGTATAATAAAACCAATGAATCCGCTTATTTGAATACTGATCATAGACTCT
This genomic stretch from Deferribacterota bacterium harbors:
- a CDS encoding PLDc N-terminal domain-containing protein gives rise to the protein MISIQISGFIGFIILILDIWAIVNVIKSKSSVNMTVFWIILILILPLIGLILWLIYGPRAYMNGHNTRRW